In Callospermophilus lateralis isolate mCalLat2 chromosome 10, mCalLat2.hap1, whole genome shotgun sequence, a single genomic region encodes these proteins:
- the LOC143408526 gene encoding LOW QUALITY PROTEIN: olfactory receptor 5K16 (The sequence of the model RefSeq protein was modified relative to this genomic sequence to represent the inferred CDS: inserted 1 base in 1 codon), translating to MQKANHSITTGLILMGFTDHPDIKVLLFVVFSAIYLVTMVGNLGLVAMIYMERRLHTPMYIFLGNLALMDSCCSCAITPKMLQNFFSEDRRISLYECMAQFYFLCLAETADCFLLAAMAYDRYVAICSPLQYHSLMSKKLCIQXSIGTFIASNLHSVIHVGLLLRLTFCRSHQIDHFFCDILPLYRLSCTDPFINELMIYIFSMPIQIFTISTVLISYFCIIIAIFKMKSKEGRGRAFSTCASHFFSVSIFYICLLMYIRPFEEGDKDIPVAIFYTIVIPLLNPFIYSLRNKEVKNVLKNILQSYNILKQTSSPIAN from the exons atgcagaaggcaaatcacTCCATAACGACTGGATTAATTCTCATGGGGTTTACAGACCACCCAGACATAAAGGTCCTTCTGTTTGTGGTGTTCTCTGCCATCTATCTGGTCACCATGGTGGGGAATCTAGGGTTGGTGGCCATGATTTACATGGAGCGCCGTCTTCACACACCAATGTACATCTTCCTGGGCAACCTGGCTCTCATGGATTCCTGCTGTTCCTGTGCCATCACTCCCAAGATGTTACAGAACTTCTTTTCTGAGGATAGAAGAATTTCCCTCTATGAATGCATGGcacagttttattttctctgtctTGCTGAGACTGCAGACTGCTTTCTTCTGGCAGCaatggcctatgaccgctatgtggccataTGCAGTCCCCTCCAGTACCACTCTCTAATGTCAAAGAAACTCTGCATTC ATTCTATAGGAACCTTCATAGCTAGTAATCTGCATTCTGTGATTCATGTAGGACTTCTGTTAAGGCTAACTTTCTGCAGGTCTCATCAAATTGATCACTTTTTCTGTGATATCCTTCCACTCTATAGACTATCCTGTACTGATCCTTTTATTAATGAActaatgatatatattttttcaatgcCAATTCAAATCTTTACCATTTCCACTGTTTTGATCTCTTATTTTTGCATTATTATTgcaattttcaaaatgaaatccAAAGAAGGGAGAGGTAGAGCATTTTCTACTTGTGCATCCCACTTTTTCTCAGTCTCAATATTCTACATTTGTCTCCTCATGTATATTCGGCCTTTTGAAGAAGGTGATAAAGATATACCAGTGGCAATCTTTTACACTATCGTAATTCCCTTATTAAACCCTTTTATATATAGTCTGAGAAATAAGGAGGTGAAAAATGTACTAAAAAATATTCTGCAGTCTTATAACATTCTTAAACAAACTTCATCCCCTATagctaattaa